The DNA segment TCTATATGCTTTTTCAAATCGATGCCAAATTTATCCAAGAATAAAGCCGACAAATAATGCCCTGCCAAAATCATGCTGAACGACCAAAGAATGGAACTCACCACATTAAAAAACATGAACTTCTTTTTGTCCATTGCGGCAATTCCCGCAACGATAGGTGCAAAAGTCCTGAAAATAGGCAGGAATCTTGCGAAAATTATTGCTTTCCCTCCATATTTATCGAAAAAATCTCTCGATTGCAAAAGGTATTTTTCCTTAAACCAAAAAGTATCTTCCTTGTTGTACAGATAAGTCCCGCCTTTAACGCCAAACCAATAGCCTACCATATTACCAAAAACACCTGCCAAAGAAACCAACGAGGACAACAAAATCACATCGGCCAAATCGCTTCCCATTGATATTTGACGCATCAGCAACTCACTATAAATCCCGGCTAAAAATAAAAGACTGTCTCCAGGAAGAAAAAAACCGGCAAACAAACCTGTTTCGGCAAAAATGATGAAAAGGATTACCAACAACCCTATTTTTATCCCGCCAAATTCCATTAAAATATAAAATTCAGGATTTATTAATTGAGACCAATCGAAATTATTCATAAAATTATTTTAAAATGTGTGGGCAAAAGTACTTATTGTTTAGCGAAACAGCATCATCGAGACCGTTCATTTCCGTTATTTTAATAAATATTTAATAGATTGTGGCATTTTTCAGAATTGATCGAAATCAATTCTGAAAAGCGCCACAATCTTTTCAGACAAGCCTACTTGGCTGGTTTTTCTCTTTCATATTGACAACAATGATGAAGTTTCTCATAAGTCGCATCTGCCGCCCTAACTTCACCGGCATCATGGCCAACTTTGGCAACAGCCTTTTTAACTTCGGCAACAGATGTTTTTTCTTCGTTGAGGGTCACTTCCAATTTATGGGTTTCGATATTCCAGTTGGCCATTTTTACTCCATCAACCGAGAAAGCTGCTTTTTGGATTCTTCTTTGACACTGTTCGCAATTACCATTAACAGCAATGGTATATTTAGCGTTTTTATTCTTTTTTTCTTGTGCTTGTGTGGAAAGAGTTACTACTAATAACATCATTCCTAATAATACATTTTTCATAATTTATTTTTTAATTGTTATTGAAATTGACTTATTTAATTTTAAATCTTAATCCCGCATAATACATTTGTCCAAAAACCGGAGCATATACAATCGAAGCGTCGAA comes from the Flavobacterium limnophilum genome and includes:
- a CDS encoding heavy-metal-associated domain-containing protein, with the translated sequence MKNVLLGMMLLVVTLSTQAQEKKNKNAKYTIAVNGNCEQCQRRIQKAAFSVDGVKMANWNIETHKLEVTLNEEKTSVAEVKKAVAKVGHDAGEVRAADATYEKLHHCCQYEREKPAK
- a CDS encoding DedA family protein, with the protein product MNNFDWSQLINPEFYILMEFGGIKIGLLVILFIIFAETGLFAGFFLPGDSLLFLAGIYSELLMRQISMGSDLADVILLSSLVSLAGVFGNMVGYWFGVKGGTYLYNKEDTFWFKEKYLLQSRDFFDKYGGKAIIFARFLPIFRTFAPIVAGIAAMDKKKFMFFNVVSSILWSFSMILAGHYLSALFLDKFGIDLKKHIEYIVIIIVLITTIPVLFKLLKKRVHI